The DNA segment GAATGGCTGTGACTTTCCCCTCTTGATTGCATAGCTGAACTAGACACAAGCGATCGCGGTGTGGTAATAATCCCATAGTTTCGGTGTCGATAGCGATCGCCTCGGATTCTAAATACTCAGCCAGAACAGCGTCACTTAAATCGCGATCGCCTACTTGAAAATCTTGTAGTGTCATGAATCCTCAATAATAAATGCAGTGTCTTTTAGAAGAAAATACTATGAGACACTACATTATTATTGTGCAAAAACTCAGTAAATGTATCTATCTAGTGCGAATGAAAATTTGAGTCAGGTAAACTTCACCTTTGGCATTGGTCGCCACACCAATTCCCGTGAGGTCGTAATCACCTTGAATATTCTTCAAATGTCCGGGACTTTCCAGCCAACCAGTAACAGCTTGACTAGCCGGATTGCTATATCCCCGATTGACTGCGACATTCTCTGATGCATTGTTGTAGCGGAGGGGAATAGCTGTGACTCGCTGTTCAAATCCGTCATGGCTAAAAGGGACTTTACCATTAGCCATGTTTTGACTGTGAATCCTTGCCTGTTGAGTAATATTTTCATTGAGAACCAACTTGGGCAGATTATGGTCAACTCGATATCGATTAATGTCGTCAAAAACTGATTTTTCTAGCACATGAGT comes from the Nodularia sp. NIES-3585 genome and includes:
- a CDS encoding CAP domain-containing protein is translated as MFRQPAFGIALSTLVLASGLMNAPTTGKTSTEQTADNQPLLIPSSQAATLTTTFETHVLEKSVFDDINRYRVDHNLPKLVLNENITQQARIHSQNMANGKVPFSHDGFEQRVTAIPLRYNNASENVAVNRGYSNPASQAVTGWLESPGHLKNIQGDYDLTGIGVATNAKGEVYLTQIFIRTR